One genomic segment of Pelagerythrobacter marensis includes these proteins:
- a CDS encoding sensor histidine kinase, giving the protein MRLSMRLWPRSLMGQMLLAVAVVLLLAQAISAGLLWRAAEARREAAVMNAAAFSLVVRSQPREERGDRRPRAMERGDAERWVRALRIERVPAFAPLPGDVEDADRTATLRSLVESHGMVVDDMIVVERPLARDPYVDGRPRLRARLLRSNGPDRRLVVAALRQPGEDHWVVARVPLPSPQRGVLGSILVQTLVIYALLVGLHFLLLRRITGPLAALTTRTEKFARTQNADGQLEPRGPHDVRRLISAHNAMEARIAALLDEKDVMLGAIGHDLKTPLAALRVRIESVEDESERQKMAAGIEDITRSLDDILSLARVGRASEPPERVDLAALTAAVVEEFEDMGDPVTLGPTVRTALPVYITWLRRGLRNLIANAVRYGGEAEVSLLREGERVILRVDDRGPGIAPDRIADMLEPFTRGEASRNRATGGAGLGLTLARAIAEQHDGELVLANREEGGLRGEIRLPTG; this is encoded by the coding sequence ATGCGCCTGTCCATGCGCCTGTGGCCGCGCAGCCTGATGGGCCAGATGCTGCTGGCAGTGGCGGTCGTCCTGCTGCTTGCCCAGGCGATCTCGGCAGGATTGCTGTGGCGCGCGGCGGAGGCCCGGCGCGAGGCAGCCGTGATGAACGCGGCCGCATTTTCGCTCGTGGTTCGCAGTCAGCCGCGGGAAGAGCGCGGCGACAGACGACCGCGCGCAATGGAACGCGGCGACGCTGAACGCTGGGTACGGGCACTGCGGATCGAGCGGGTTCCCGCGTTTGCGCCGCTGCCGGGCGATGTCGAAGACGCGGATCGCACCGCCACCCTGCGTTCGCTGGTCGAAAGCCACGGGATGGTCGTGGACGACATGATCGTGGTCGAACGCCCGCTGGCGCGAGATCCCTATGTCGACGGTCGCCCGCGCCTGCGGGCCCGGCTGCTGCGCAGTAACGGGCCGGACCGGCGCCTGGTCGTGGCCGCCCTGAGGCAGCCGGGCGAAGATCACTGGGTCGTCGCGCGCGTGCCGCTCCCTTCGCCGCAGCGCGGGGTCCTCGGTTCGATCCTCGTCCAGACGCTGGTGATCTACGCCCTGCTGGTCGGCCTGCACTTTCTTCTGCTGCGGCGGATCACCGGCCCGCTCGCGGCGCTGACCACCCGGACCGAGAAATTCGCCCGCACGCAGAATGCCGATGGGCAACTGGAACCGCGCGGCCCGCACGATGTGCGCCGGCTGATTTCCGCCCACAACGCGATGGAAGCGCGCATCGCCGCGCTGCTCGATGAAAAGGACGTCATGCTCGGCGCGATCGGGCACGATCTCAAGACACCGCTGGCGGCATTGCGCGTGCGCATCGAATCGGTGGAGGATGAAAGCGAGCGCCAGAAGATGGCCGCGGGGATCGAGGATATTACCCGCTCGCTCGACGACATTCTCTCGCTTGCCCGTGTCGGCCGCGCCAGCGAACCGCCCGAACGGGTCGATCTGGCCGCCCTGACCGCCGCCGTCGTCGAAGAGTTCGAGGATATGGGCGATCCGGTCACCCTGGGGCCCACGGTGCGCACGGCCCTGCCCGTTTACATCACCTGGCTGCGCAGAGGCTTGCGGAATCTGATCGCCAATGCCGTGCGCTATGGCGGGGAAGCCGAAGTCTCGCTGCTGCGCGAGGGCGAACGCGTGATCCTGCGCGTCGACGATCGCGGCCCCGGTATCGCGCCCGACCGGATCGCCGATATGCTGGAGCCGTTCACTCGCGGCGAAGCCTCGCGCAATCGCGCCACCGGCGGTGCCGGCCTCGGCCTCACGCTCGCCCGCGCAATTGCCGAACAGCATGACGGCGAACTGGTACTGGCGAACCGCGAAGAAGGCGGCCTGCGCGGGGAAATCCGGCTGCCGACAGGCTGA
- a CDS encoding response regulator, with the protein MNEAAPVRLLLVDDEASLREPLADYLVRQGFDVQQASSAAVARSAILSEAPDLVLLDIMMPGEDGLSFCRHLVETRAIPVIFLTAKGEATDRIVGLEIGADDYVVKPFEPRELVARIRSVLRRASRPATLADDDAHYVFESWRLDPLKRKLTDPDGAVVPISTAEFRLLRAFLDHPRAVLDRDQLLDMVQGREAHLFDRAVDNQVSRLRRKIEADSRDPHFILTVRGGGYRFAADVRRVAQERG; encoded by the coding sequence ATGAACGAAGCTGCCCCCGTCCGCTTGCTGCTCGTCGATGACGAGGCAAGCCTGCGCGAACCCCTGGCGGACTATCTCGTCCGCCAGGGGTTCGACGTGCAGCAGGCTTCCAGCGCCGCCGTGGCGCGCAGCGCGATACTGTCCGAAGCACCCGACCTCGTCCTGCTCGACATCATGATGCCGGGGGAAGACGGGCTGTCGTTTTGCCGCCACCTGGTCGAAACCCGCGCGATCCCGGTCATATTCCTGACCGCCAAAGGCGAAGCGACCGACCGCATCGTGGGGCTGGAGATCGGCGCCGACGATTACGTCGTCAAACCGTTCGAGCCGCGCGAGCTGGTCGCCCGCATCCGCTCCGTCCTGCGGCGGGCGAGCCGTCCGGCGACGCTGGCCGACGACGATGCACACTACGTTTTCGAAAGCTGGCGGCTCGATCCGCTGAAACGCAAGTTGACCGATCCCGATGGCGCAGTGGTGCCGATTTCCACCGCCGAGTTCCGCCTGTTGCGCGCGTTTCTCGATCATCCGCGCGCCGTGCTCGACCGCGACCAGTTGCTCGACATGGTCCAGGGGCGCGAGGCGCACCTGTTCGATCGGGCGGTGGACAATCAGGTCAGCCGGTTGCGGCGCAAGATCGAAGCGGACAGCCGCGATCCCCATTTCATCCTGACCGTGCGCGGCGGCGGCTATCGCTTCGCCGCCGACGTGCGCCGCGTGGCGCAGGAGCGGGGCTGA